The DNA region GGCGTCGGGTCGCAGGCGGTGCGCGTCGCCATGATGGGGCGCGACCGGCGCGGGCACGTGGTTGAGATGGAGACCGTCGAGGGCGCCACGCGCCCGATGGCCAGCGTGTTCGACTACCGCCAACGCGCGACCGAACGCACCGCCGCCTTCAACGCGGTGATGCTCATCCCCACCGGTTCGGACTGCTTGATCGGCGGCCACGCGGGAGACGCCACCCCATCGGCGCGGCTGCTGGCCTCGGTGTGCGACAACCTAGTGCTGCACCCCAACGTGGTGAACGCGTCGGACATCAACGAGCAGACCGACAACATGCTGTACGCCGAGGGGAGCCTGATCACCCGTCTGATGATGGGGACGATCGGGCTGCGCAAGGTCCGTCAGAACCGGCTGCTGCTGGTGACCGAGGACCGCCCCGAGGCGCCCGACGTGGTCGATCAGACGATCAACTGCGCCGAGGGCGCCCGCGCCACGCTGGGGGTCGACATCCGCGAGGTGGTGGTGCTGGAAGAGGGACTCAGCATGCGGACCGGCTTCAGCGAGTCGGGCCGCGTGACCGGCGCCATCGATCGTCTGGCGCACCTGGTAGACGTGCTGGAGCGCAAGGCGGGCGAGTACGACGCGGTGGCCCTGGCGACCAAGATCACCCCCCACATGGACTCGGTGGCGCTGCACCACGCCTACTTCGCCGGCGGGGGCGCCAACCCCTGGGGCGGGGTCGAGGCGGTGCTGACCCACACCCTGAGCGGCCTGCTGAACGTGCCGACCGCGCACGCCCCCACCATGAGCAGCGAGGCGCTCAAGACGCAGAGCTGGGGCGTCGTGGAGCCGCGCAAGGCGGCGGAGATCATCTCTACCACCTACCTGTTCTGCGTGCTCAAGGGGCTGCACCGGGCGCCGCGGGTGGTCACGCAGGTCGACGGGGCGTTCGACCCCTCGGTGGTGTCGGCCGAGGACATCAGCGCCCTGGTGATCCCCGACGGCTGCGTGGGGCTCCCCACCCTGGCCGCCTGCCAGCAGGGGGTGCCGGTGATCGCGGTCCGCGGCAACAAGAACATGATGAAGAACGACCTGACCCAACTGCCGTTCGAGGCGGGGCAGCTCATCTTCGTCGAGAACTACCTGGAGGCCGCCGGCATGCTGGCCGCCCTCAAGGCGGGCGTGGCCCGCGACGCCCTGGCCCGCCCGATGAGCCCGCTACGGGTCAGCCGAGTCGGCAAGGTCGCCCCGGCGGCGGCGGCAGATAAGCTCAATGGCCACGCGACCAGCGTGAAGAATGGCCACACGAACGGCCATGCGCTCAAGGCGTAGCGGTGTAGGGTGCACGTAGTGCACCAATGCCAACCGAACCCAGCCGCATTGGTGCACTACGTGCACCCTACACGCCGTGCCCGCTCCGATCGTCGATACGCTCGCCGCCTACGCCCGCGCGGGATACTTCCCGTTCCACACCCCGGGACACAAGTACGGGCCGTTCGCGCCGCAGAGTTTGCGCGCCGTGTTAGGGGACGCGGCTTGGGGGCTCGACCTGCCGTCGATGACGGCGACCGATAGCCTGTTGCACCCCACACGGTGTATCGCGGACGCCGAGCGCCTCGCGGCCCAGTTGTTCGGGGCGGCCGACACGTACTTCCTGGCTGGGGGGAGCACGCAGGCCGTGGCGGGGATGCTGCTGGCCGCGGTCCCCCCAGGGGGCGTGGTGCTGCTGCCGCGGAACGTCCACCGCTCGGTGGTGGGGGGGCTGGTGCTGTCGGGCGCACGGCCGCGGTTCTTGCGGCACGACGTGCTGGCCGAGTCGGGCGCGTTGGGCGTGAGCGAGGCGTCGCTACGCGCGGGGCTGGACGCCCATCCCGATGCGGCCGCGGTGCTGCTGACGCGCCCCAGCTACTACGGGCTGGCGGTCGACCTAGAACCGGCCCGCCGGCTCACACGCGAGCGGGGCGTCAAGCTGTTGGTGGACGAGGCGCACGGCGCCCACCTGCGGTTCTGTCCCAACAGCGAGGGGCGACCGACCGCGGCGCTCGACTACGGCGCCGACCTGGTCGCCCAGA from Pirellulimonas nuda includes:
- a CDS encoding DUF3326 domain-containing protein; this encodes MKISQHQIAFRRFLNENAPLESLRSAVEAHCGVGSQAVRVAMMGRDRRGHVVEMETVEGATRPMASVFDYRQRATERTAAFNAVMLIPTGSDCLIGGHAGDATPSARLLASVCDNLVLHPNVVNASDINEQTDNMLYAEGSLITRLMMGTIGLRKVRQNRLLLVTEDRPEAPDVVDQTINCAEGARATLGVDIREVVVLEEGLSMRTGFSESGRVTGAIDRLAHLVDVLERKAGEYDAVALATKITPHMDSVALHHAYFAGGGANPWGGVEAVLTHTLSGLLNVPTAHAPTMSSEALKTQSWGVVEPRKAAEIISTTYLFCVLKGLHRAPRVVTQVDGAFDPSVVSAEDISALVIPDGCVGLPTLAACQQGVPVIAVRGNKNMMKNDLTQLPFEAGQLIFVENYLEAAGMLAALKAGVARDALARPMSPLRVSRVGKVAPAAAADKLNGHATSVKNGHTNGHALKA